In a genomic window of Callospermophilus lateralis isolate mCalLat2 chromosome 12, mCalLat2.hap1, whole genome shotgun sequence:
- the LOC143411391 gene encoding sperm motility kinase 2B-like, whose amino-acid sequence MQSQNLQRTSSCQKKVVNDHFEFLGVIGHGGFSQINLALHHLTGAKVAVKVVRKNEKNIRVLSEPDIMRSLDHPNIIQLFQVIETQRNFYLIMEYADGGQLLKHIPPGGMQEEKARRFFKQVVGAVDYCHDKGIVHRDLKPENVVVDARGNIKLIDFGLSTWFTSGQNIRHFWGTLSHLAPEVVMKQAHEGPQVDIWSLGVMLCFMLTGTRPFVGRTTEDLLRQIVLGMYNIPHHVPVEAQRLIRQILTLDPRKRPTAKQILQHPWLTQGEQYVPQHFTEALTKHPDPEIMAILCDLGYDPYKTWVSLATRKFNTAMATYLILKHQKSQGPGCMFQGKPVPPRVKPHPCPMDLSHFTGITKRSPSEPVLPTFPMPQLPEEAKQAGKKAMRRASLPAIHLHFLTTRTTVPDIPTQSDSGQQHAKRKHWKWVVRGIASCVQKLCCCIPCISNKVAVM is encoded by the coding sequence ATGCAGAGTCAGAACCTTCAGAGGACCAGCTCCTGCCAGAAGAAAGTGGTCAACGACCACTTTGAATTTCTGGGGGTCATCGGGCATGGCGGATTTAGCCAAATAAATCTAGCTCTCCATCACCTCACCGGGGCAAAAGTGGCAGTCAAAGTGGTGCGCAAAAATGAGAAGAATATTCGAGTACTCTCAGAACCAGATATTATGAGGAGCCTAGATCATCCGAATATTATTCAATTATTTCAGGTAATTGAAACTCAGAGAAATTTTTACCTCATAATGGAATACGCTGATGGGGGACAGTTATTGAAGCATATTCCACCAGGTGGCATGCAGGAGGAAAAGGCCCGCAGATTTTTCAAACAGGTGGTGGGTGCCGTGGATTACTGCCATGACAAGGGAATTGTGCACCGAGACCTTAAGCCAGAGAATGTCGTGGTAGATGCCAGAGGCAACATAAAACTTATTGACTTTGGCCTCAGCACCTGGTTTACCTCTGGCCAAAATATCAGGCACTTCTGGGGCACTCTCTCACATCTTGCCCCCGAAGTGGTCATGAAGCAAGCACATGAGGGCCCCCAAGTGGACATCTGGAGCCTGGGCGTCATGCTATGTTTTATGTTGACTGGGACCCGCCCTTTTGTGGGGCGCACCACTGAGGATTTACTGAGGCAGATCGTGCTTGGAATGTACAACATCCCTCACCATGTTCCAGTGGAGGCGCAACGACTTATCCGTCAAATACTGACCCTGGACCCCAGGAAACGGCCCACAGCCAAGCAAATTCTTCAGCACCCATGGCTGACACAGGGTGAGCAGTATGTACCCCAGCATTTCACTGAGGCACTCACCAAACATCCAGACCCAGAAATAATGGCCATTCTGTGTGATCTGGGTTATGATCCTTATAAGACCTGGGTGTCTCTGGCCACTAGGAAATTTAATACAGCCATGGCGACATACCTTATATTAAAGCACCAGAAAAGCCAGGGGCCAGGCTGCATGTTCCAGGGGAAGCCTGTGCCTCCAAGGGTTAAGCCTCACCCATGCCCCATGGATCTTTCCCATTTCACTGGCATCACCAAAAGGAGTCCTAGCGAGCCTGTGCTTCCCACCTTCCCCATGCCTCAGCTGCCTGAGGAGGCCAAACAGGCAGGGAAAAAGGCTATGAGAAGAGCCAGCCTTCCGGCTATTCATCTCCACTTCCTGACTACAAGGACCACGGTGCCTGATATACCCACCCAGTCTGACTCTGGGCAACAGCATGCCAAGAGGAAGCACTGGAAGTGGGTGGTTAGGGGAATTGCTTCTTGTGTCCAAAAACTGTGCTGTTGCATACCATGTATCAGCAATAAGGTGGCTGTAATGTAA